The proteins below come from a single Holdemania massiliensis genomic window:
- a CDS encoding aminopeptidase has product MKTVWSKTLGAEREALFAFNEAYKHFISVCKTERECVKETVRLAEENGYRNLNVVLAAKEKIQAGDKFYAVNKDKDIALFVIGSEPLEAGMNIVGAHIDSPRLDLKQHPIYEDQGLTLLDTHYYGGIKKYQWVAHPMALHGVVFKKDGTRIDLNIGEDDNDPVVGISDLLVHLSGDQMQKTGAKVVEGEDLNVLVGSIPAESDKEEKEPVKKAILALLKEKYNIEEDDFLSAEIEVVPAGKARDYGLDRSLVLGYGHDDRVCAYTSALATFAMENPQRTSVCLLVDKEEVGSNGASGMHSHFFENTVAEILNAMGDYSELKVRRALQNSKMLSSDVSAGYDPNYPSVNEMKNTAFLGKGIVFNKYTGSRGKSGCNDANPEFIAELRRIMEEENVMFQTAELGRVDQGGGGTIAYILANYNMEVIDAGIAVQNMHAPWEVVSKADVYEAYRAYIAFLKKA; this is encoded by the coding sequence ATGAAAACAGTATGGAGTAAAACGCTGGGGGCAGAACGTGAAGCGTTATTTGCCTTCAATGAAGCGTATAAGCATTTTATTTCGGTCTGCAAGACGGAACGGGAATGCGTGAAAGAAACCGTTCGGCTGGCGGAAGAAAACGGTTACCGCAATCTGAATGTGGTGCTGGCAGCGAAAGAAAAAATTCAGGCCGGCGACAAGTTTTATGCGGTGAACAAAGATAAGGACATCGCGTTGTTTGTAATCGGCAGTGAACCGCTGGAAGCAGGCATGAATATCGTTGGAGCGCATATTGACTCTCCACGCCTGGATCTGAAGCAGCACCCGATTTATGAAGATCAGGGATTGACCTTGTTGGATACCCATTATTATGGCGGAATTAAGAAATATCAGTGGGTTGCTCATCCGATGGCTCTGCACGGCGTTGTCTTTAAGAAAGATGGCACGCGGATTGATCTGAACATTGGGGAAGATGATAACGATCCGGTTGTCGGCATCAGTGATCTGTTGGTCCACTTGTCTGGGGATCAGATGCAGAAGACCGGCGCAAAGGTCGTCGAAGGGGAAGATCTAAATGTTTTGGTTGGAAGCATTCCGGCTGAATCGGACAAGGAAGAAAAAGAGCCCGTTAAAAAAGCGATCTTGGCTCTGTTAAAAGAAAAATACAACATTGAAGAGGATGATTTCCTTTCCGCTGAGATCGAAGTTGTTCCGGCCGGCAAGGCTCGTGATTATGGCTTAGACCGCAGTCTGGTTCTGGGCTATGGACACGATGACCGGGTTTGTGCATATACTTCAGCATTGGCGACGTTCGCGATGGAAAATCCACAGCGTACCAGCGTCTGCCTGCTGGTGGATAAAGAAGAAGTGGGAAGCAATGGCGCCAGCGGCATGCATTCGCATTTCTTTGAGAACACCGTTGCGGAAATACTCAACGCGATGGGCGATTACAGCGAATTAAAAGTTCGCCGTGCTTTGCAGAACAGTAAAATGCTGAGCAGCGATGTCAGCGCGGGTTATGATCCGAACTATCCATCCGTGAATGAAATGAAAAATACAGCATTTTTGGGAAAAGGTATTGTTTTCAACAAGTATACCGGCTCCCGCGGCAAGAGCGGATGCAATGATGCCAATCCGGAATTCATCGCCGAGCTGCGCCGGATTATGGAGGAAGAGAATGTGATGTTCCAGACTGCTGAACTGGGACGTGTTGATCAGGGCGGCGGCGGAACCATCGCGTACATTTTGGCCAACTACAACATGGAAGTCATTGACGCCGGGATTGCAGTGCAGAATATGCATGCGCCATGGGAAGTGGTTTCCAAGGCTGACGTGTATGAAGCTTACCGTGCCTACATTGCATTCTTGAAAAAAGCATAA
- the cas5c gene encoding type I-C CRISPR-associated protein Cas5c codes for MDFGVRVRVWGDYALFSRPEMKVERCSYDVMTPSAARGILEAIYWHPGLKWRIDKIYVRKPIQFTSVRRNEVKDKISGTKALGAMKGSSDPIYICTKESIVQRASLLLTDVDYVIEGHFEMTERANNSDNPGKFIDIFKRRLRRGQCYHMPYFGCREFPANFAPFEEEQISTAYPNEIKDLGYMLYDLNYANPDGIEPLFFRAVLKNGILDVRNCEVVR; via the coding sequence ATGGATTTTGGAGTGCGAGTACGGGTTTGGGGTGATTATGCCTTGTTTTCCAGACCAGAGATGAAAGTAGAGCGGTGTAGTTATGATGTAATGACACCTTCTGCTGCCAGAGGAATTTTAGAGGCTATTTATTGGCACCCAGGATTAAAATGGAGAATTGATAAAATCTATGTTAGAAAACCAATTCAATTTACCAGTGTGAGAAGAAACGAAGTCAAAGATAAAATTTCAGGAACAAAAGCTCTCGGTGCGATGAAGGGGTCCTCGGATCCGATTTATATTTGCACAAAAGAGAGCATTGTTCAGCGAGCGTCGCTATTGCTTACCGATGTCGATTATGTTATTGAAGGTCATTTTGAGATGACTGAACGGGCCAACAACAGCGATAATCCTGGTAAGTTTATAGATATTTTCAAGCGACGCTTACGGCGTGGTCAATGCTATCATATGCCTTATTTTGGATGCAGGGAATTTCCGGCAAACTTTGCTCCATTTGAGGAAGAACAAATATCTACAGCCTATCCGAATGAAATAAAAGATTTAGGTTATATGCTTTATGATCTGAATTATGCGAATCCGGATGGAATAGAGCCACTGTTTTTCAGAGCTGTTTTAAAAAATGGCATTCTGGACGTTAGAAACTGCGAGGTGGTTCGGTGA
- a CDS encoding AAA family ATPase: protein MLLKFKTANYKSFKEELVFSLIPAPKQKGLDYSILEENIGKKKVKGLCSAVIYGPNASGKTNLIGAMDTFKSIIMRGNLRNESGKSTPNAAANALELIPNSTAEENEPVRFFIKFTASGLLVEYGFSADLGKFLEVDHARKVLSETLKINETIVFLRGTSLEFGSLESISEFLVNAFEQNAESAMTLAKNNLNDEELFLMNGFKTMFSSKLVKLIHDWIDNQFMVIYRADSMQLIRKFSDPKKKSIYIEKTLNEAAAYFGINSNVLGYMVEGEADEAKLCSIFEASNNGAVIPAELFESYGTIRFVNMFPLVVNALLNGGTLIVDEFDASIHPMALMSIINLFHNDEINIYHAQLVFNTHNPIFLNANLYRRDEIKFVERNDITHFSIHYALSDFGTAGSSGVRKNEDYMKNYFVDRYGAIKNIDFTTIFEDLLSKRKEV from the coding sequence ATGTTATTAAAATTCAAGACTGCCAATTATAAATCATTTAAAGAAGAATTGGTGTTTTCACTCATCCCCGCACCTAAGCAAAAAGGTTTGGATTATAGTATATTGGAAGAAAACATTGGAAAGAAGAAGGTTAAAGGACTTTGTTCAGCAGTTATTTATGGACCTAATGCATCCGGAAAAACCAATCTTATTGGGGCAATGGATACTTTTAAATCGATCATAATGCGTGGAAATCTACGCAACGAGAGCGGTAAAAGTACTCCTAATGCTGCAGCTAACGCCTTAGAGTTAATTCCGAATAGTACAGCAGAAGAAAATGAGCCTGTACGTTTCTTTATTAAATTTACAGCATCAGGCTTGCTTGTAGAATATGGATTTTCAGCGGATTTAGGAAAATTTTTAGAAGTGGATCATGCTCGAAAGGTTTTATCTGAAACACTTAAGATTAACGAAACGATCGTGTTTTTAAGAGGGACAAGTCTGGAATTCGGATCTTTAGAGTCAATCAGTGAATTTCTAGTAAATGCTTTTGAGCAAAATGCTGAAAGTGCGATGACATTGGCTAAAAACAATTTGAATGATGAAGAACTGTTTTTAATGAATGGTTTCAAAACAATGTTCAGTTCTAAGTTGGTTAAACTGATTCATGATTGGATAGATAATCAATTTATGGTGATCTATAGAGCTGATTCTATGCAACTCATCAGGAAGTTCAGTGATCCTAAAAAGAAATCCATTTATATTGAAAAGACACTCAATGAAGCAGCAGCTTATTTTGGAATTAATTCCAATGTCCTCGGATACATGGTAGAGGGAGAAGCGGATGAAGCAAAGCTTTGCTCTATATTCGAGGCATCTAATAATGGAGCAGTCATTCCTGCGGAGTTATTTGAATCTTATGGAACGATTCGTTTTGTGAATATGTTTCCTTTAGTGGTGAATGCCTTGTTGAATGGCGGTACTTTGATCGTAGATGAATTTGATGCTTCGATTCATCCAATGGCGTTGATGAGTATCATTAATCTCTTTCATAATGATGAGATTAATATTTACCATGCACAGTTAGTATTTAACACGCATAATCCCATTTTTTTGAATGCAAATCTTTATCGACGAGATGAAATAAAGTTTGTAGAGCGGAATGATATAACGCATTTCAGTATCCATTATGCACTTTCTGATTTTGGTACTGCAGGCAGCTCCGGGGTACGTAAAAATGAGGATTATATGAAAAACTATTTTGTGGATCGCTATGGAGCTATTAAAAACATTGATTTTACAACAATTTTTGAGGATTTATTATCTAAAAGAAAAGAGGTGTAA
- a CDS encoding VanW family protein: MQRIHLYQLGPRAYQLSRKKEIFKRNFQDRLHHTQFAETYSDSLLPHVINRHNSLIRRKLGDVDQQLQENKAVNLALAAPKLNKILIRPNETFSFWHLVGECTTEKGYQEGLTISGNHPSSGIGGGMCQMTNLIHWMILHSSLTITEHHHHGRIDLFPDFGRQVPFGTGTSIVYNYLDYRVTNNTLDTFQLIITTDDRYLRGELRADHPQPLKFHVYEQDSWFSWEADGAYRHNIVRLKAINKDSGLVAFDRELITNHAKVMYDPQYIDPTLFRQ, from the coding sequence ATGCAGCGAATTCATTTATATCAGTTGGGGCCGCGCGCCTATCAGCTGTCACGAAAGAAGGAAATCTTCAAACGGAACTTTCAAGACCGCCTTCATCATACTCAGTTTGCCGAAACTTACAGTGATTCCTTGCTTCCCCATGTAATCAACCGACATAATTCACTAATTCGCCGCAAGTTAGGTGATGTTGATCAGCAGCTGCAGGAAAACAAGGCTGTAAATCTGGCGCTGGCTGCCCCCAAACTCAATAAGATCCTGATTAGGCCTAACGAAACATTCTCATTCTGGCATTTGGTTGGCGAGTGTACAACAGAAAAAGGCTATCAGGAAGGTTTGACTATCTCCGGCAATCATCCGTCCAGCGGCATTGGTGGCGGGATGTGCCAAATGACCAATTTGATTCATTGGATGATTCTGCACAGTTCCTTGACAATCACAGAGCATCACCATCATGGTCGGATTGATTTATTCCCAGATTTCGGACGGCAGGTACCTTTCGGCACAGGAACCTCCATTGTTTACAATTACTTAGATTACCGTGTGACAAACAACACCTTGGATACCTTTCAGCTCATCATTACAACGGATGATCGTTATCTGCGCGGGGAACTGCGGGCGGATCATCCTCAGCCGCTGAAATTTCATGTCTACGAACAGGACAGCTGGTTTAGTTGGGAAGCAGACGGCGCTTACCGTCACAATATTGTACGTCTTAAGGCGATTAACAAAGACAGCGGTCTTGTTGCTTTTGATCGTGAGCTGATTACCAATCATGCCAAAGTGATGTATGATCCGCAGTATATTGACCCAACGTTGTTTCGACAATGA
- the cas3 gene encoding CRISPR-associated helicase Cas3', translated as MYYAHISEDKKHMQTLRDHLQGTAVLAAQFASTFDCAQWGYTAGLLHDIGKYSVSFQDHLFNKRTKVDHSSAGAQELMKKNYYLAAYCVAGHHAGLADGGTLADNAGTKTLMGRKKKCVESYSDFQKEISIPELANPPLKHTGQAGFMMAFFVRMLFSCLVDADYLDTERFMKGDLIKRDKGDDITVLWNRLYAHIQPWLKNKDLTTVNGRRTQILQDCLQMGKLDPGLYTLTVPTGGGKTVSSLVFAFVQAVTHYLNRVIYVNPYTTIIEQNAEVFKAILGRDNVLEDHYNVSCDDPDELKKIQLAAENWDKPVVVTTNVQFFESLFSNKPSRCRKLHNIANSVIIFDEIQKIPVQYIKPCIRVIQELICNYHCSVVLCTATQPALEGFLPDSLRAIEICQNRQDQYDFFSRTVFEQRGEVSLNQLAKEISEQKQALCILNTRRSAQEIYIKMRNQEGTFHLSTWMVPEHRRKILNQVRKRLKENKPCRLVATSLVEAGVDLDFQTVYRELAGLDSIIQAAGRCNREGKRKREECHTVIFTLDSVSVIHLPQSLKLPISIAEQIQENFSDISSLEAIQAYFKRLYKHVGNGTDIKNIVNAFENEAQSQMFPFATVASQFHLIEEKTETILIDWGDKIGKLIQRLTAGEYSIPLIREAGQYCVNVYEKDFNALNQAGLLKEIIPGLYLLSTKEGYSDDIGLMIEKESGEAVWHKIYRCF; from the coding sequence ATGTATTATGCCCATATCAGTGAAGACAAGAAACACATGCAAACACTACGAGATCATTTGCAGGGAACAGCCGTATTAGCCGCTCAGTTCGCCAGTACTTTTGATTGTGCGCAATGGGGCTATACGGCAGGATTGCTTCATGATATTGGAAAGTACTCAGTGTCATTTCAAGATCATTTATTCAATAAAAGAACAAAAGTAGATCATTCATCAGCTGGCGCTCAAGAGTTAATGAAAAAGAATTATTATTTAGCAGCTTATTGCGTTGCAGGTCACCATGCTGGACTTGCTGATGGTGGCACTCTGGCTGATAATGCAGGAACAAAAACATTGATGGGGCGAAAGAAAAAGTGCGTGGAGAGTTACTCAGATTTTCAGAAGGAGATATCCATTCCTGAACTTGCCAACCCGCCTCTTAAACATACAGGTCAAGCAGGATTTATGATGGCCTTCTTCGTTAGAATGTTGTTCTCTTGTTTAGTGGATGCTGATTATTTAGATACTGAACGATTTATGAAAGGAGACTTGATAAAAAGAGATAAGGGTGATGACATCACAGTGCTCTGGAATCGGCTTTATGCTCATATCCAGCCTTGGCTGAAAAATAAAGATTTGACTACAGTTAATGGAAGGAGAACGCAAATCCTGCAGGATTGTTTACAAATGGGAAAATTAGATCCTGGTCTTTATACGCTCACCGTACCAACTGGCGGAGGTAAAACAGTCTCTTCTCTTGTATTTGCTTTTGTGCAGGCAGTTACTCATTATCTTAATCGTGTTATTTATGTCAATCCTTATACAACGATCATTGAACAGAATGCTGAAGTCTTTAAAGCGATTTTGGGGAGAGATAATGTTCTAGAGGATCATTATAATGTTAGCTGTGATGATCCTGATGAATTAAAGAAAATTCAGCTTGCTGCAGAAAACTGGGATAAACCGGTGGTTGTAACAACAAATGTACAATTCTTTGAATCCTTGTTTTCAAATAAGCCTTCTCGTTGTAGAAAACTTCACAATATAGCGAACAGCGTTATTATTTTTGATGAAATACAGAAAATACCGGTACAGTATATTAAACCTTGTATCCGTGTGATTCAGGAATTAATCTGTAATTACCATTGTTCGGTTGTGCTTTGTACGGCTACACAGCCCGCATTGGAAGGTTTTTTACCTGATTCTTTAAGGGCAATAGAGATTTGTCAAAATCGGCAAGATCAATATGATTTCTTCAGCCGAACAGTCTTTGAACAACGAGGTGAAGTTTCATTGAATCAACTAGCAAAAGAAATTAGTGAACAGAAACAAGCTTTATGCATTTTAAATACACGGCGAAGTGCTCAGGAAATATATATAAAAATGAGAAATCAAGAAGGGACTTTCCATTTGTCAACCTGGATGGTTCCGGAACACAGAAGAAAAATTCTTAATCAAGTACGAAAACGATTGAAAGAAAATAAGCCTTGTCGATTGGTGGCAACCAGTTTAGTGGAGGCAGGAGTTGATTTGGATTTTCAAACTGTCTATCGAGAATTGGCAGGATTAGATTCCATCATTCAAGCTGCCGGCCGCTGTAATCGTGAAGGAAAACGAAAACGTGAAGAATGTCACACCGTGATATTTACCCTTGATAGTGTTTCGGTTATACATCTCCCTCAGAGTTTAAAACTGCCGATCAGCATTGCAGAGCAAATCCAGGAAAACTTTTCAGATATTTCTTCTTTGGAAGCAATTCAGGCTTATTTCAAACGACTTTATAAACATGTAGGAAATGGAACGGATATTAAAAATATTGTCAATGCTTTTGAAAATGAAGCACAATCTCAGATGTTTCCGTTTGCTACAGTGGCAAGTCAGTTTCATCTGATTGAAGAAAAAACCGAAACGATTTTAATAGATTGGGGTGACAAAATAGGAAAATTAATCCAGAGATTGACAGCTGGGGAATATTCTATTCCATTGATTCGTGAGGCAGGACAATATTGTGTGAATGTGTACGAAAAAGATTTTAATGCATTGAACCAGGCAGGACTTTTGAAAGAAATTATCCCGGGACTGTATCTGTTATCAACGAAAGAAGGTTATTCTGATGACATCGGTCTGATGATAGAAAAAGAAAGCGGTGAAGCTGTATGGCATAAAATTTATAGATGTTTTTGA
- a CDS encoding WYL domain-containing protein produces MREFYVYGFKSRNEFTKKSGRSYDDEKRRLESWLNDYMQFRQTAEGKNVFLSIDTRVTKHNPLYKAWKTKSFTEGDITLHFILMDILNSADHPLSFNSIREQIDEYLLDFEEPRFFDESTVRKKLNEYIREGIVVGEMCGKKKVYHAADPAPLLDADAVHFFSEVAPCGVMGSFLLDKLENHEDHLAFKHHYITDTMDSEILCDIFSAIHGKNAMMLKMMNRHKAQLSENTVIPLKVMISVQNGRQYLMAYSFRFRRISAYRIDNIVAVQINEVSDRFDELRAKLEGMLPHIWGVSTQGGSNIRMEHVEFTIRYTEQEQHIPRRLEREKRCGTVEQLDSHSSRFSADVYDVSELIPWIRTFLCRITEFSFSNKTLEKQFKEDLEEMYKLYGLEEEENHAFQ; encoded by the coding sequence ATGCGAGAGTTTTACGTTTACGGATTTAAAAGCAGAAATGAATTTACCAAGAAAAGTGGACGCTCTTATGATGACGAAAAACGGCGTTTAGAAAGCTGGCTCAATGATTATATGCAATTTAGACAGACCGCGGAGGGGAAAAATGTCTTTCTCTCGATTGATACACGGGTTACAAAACATAATCCACTTTACAAAGCGTGGAAAACCAAGAGCTTTACTGAGGGGGATATCACACTTCATTTTATCCTGATGGATATTCTCAATTCTGCGGATCATCCGTTATCGTTTAATTCGATCAGGGAACAGATTGATGAATATCTATTGGACTTCGAAGAGCCTAGATTTTTCGATGAATCCACAGTGCGCAAAAAGCTCAATGAATACATTCGGGAAGGAATTGTGGTTGGCGAAATGTGCGGCAAGAAGAAAGTATATCATGCAGCGGATCCAGCTCCGTTGCTGGATGCCGATGCGGTTCATTTCTTTTCAGAAGTTGCGCCTTGTGGAGTAATGGGTTCTTTTCTTTTAGACAAATTGGAAAATCATGAAGATCACTTGGCTTTTAAGCATCACTATATCACCGACACAATGGACAGTGAAATCCTCTGTGATATATTTAGCGCCATTCATGGGAAAAACGCAATGATGTTGAAAATGATGAATCGGCATAAAGCGCAACTCAGTGAGAACACGGTGATCCCGTTAAAAGTGATGATCAGCGTGCAAAATGGACGTCAATATCTTATGGCCTATTCCTTCCGATTTCGACGCATTTCAGCCTACCGAATCGACAATATTGTTGCGGTGCAGATCAATGAGGTCAGTGATCGTTTCGATGAACTGCGAGCAAAGCTGGAAGGCATGCTTCCCCATATTTGGGGAGTCAGTACGCAAGGCGGATCGAACATTCGAATGGAACATGTTGAATTTACTATTCGCTATACAGAGCAGGAGCAGCATATACCAAGACGGCTTGAAAGAGAGAAGCGCTGCGGCACCGTCGAACAGCTGGACTCGCATTCCAGCCGATTCAGCGCGGATGTTTATGATGTCAGTGAATTGATCCCTTGGATCCGAACCTTTCTTTGCCGTATTACGGAATTCAGCTTTTCTAATAAAACATTAGAAAAGCAGTTTAAAGAGGATCTTGAAGAGATGTATAAGCTTTATGGCTTAGAAGAGGAGGAGAACCATGCTTTTCAATGA
- the cas7c gene encoding type I-C CRISPR-associated protein Cas7/Csd2, which yields MSEVIKNRIEFIILFDVENGNPNGDPDAGNLPRIDPESGYGIVTDVCLKRKIRNYVETVKEEAVGYKIYIKQDVPLNSSDKLAYEYYGIDRKEIKKVKKENPEIDVKIRDFMCREFFDIRTFGAVMTTFVTDNLNCGQVRGPVQIGFARSVDPIISQELSITRIAITKEEDAANKRTEMGRKNIVPYALYRAEGYISANLARKTTKFSEEDLELLWEAIINMFEHDHSAARGKMVVRELIIFTHSKELGDCPSYQLFDAVDVRKKEDVEYPRKYTDYSIEIHEDQIPSTIKVTRKI from the coding sequence ATGTCTGAAGTGATCAAGAATAGAATTGAATTTATCATCTTGTTTGATGTGGAAAATGGTAATCCCAATGGAGATCCTGATGCTGGAAATTTGCCTCGGATTGATCCAGAAAGTGGATATGGAATTGTAACAGATGTTTGTTTAAAACGAAAAATAAGAAACTATGTGGAAACTGTTAAGGAAGAAGCTGTAGGATATAAAATTTATATTAAGCAGGATGTGCCTCTCAATTCGAGCGATAAGCTTGCCTACGAATACTATGGAATTGATCGGAAAGAGATCAAAAAAGTTAAAAAAGAAAATCCGGAGATTGATGTAAAAATCCGTGACTTTATGTGCCGTGAATTTTTTGACATTCGAACATTTGGCGCTGTAATGACAACCTTTGTTACGGATAATTTGAATTGCGGCCAAGTTCGTGGACCGGTACAGATTGGATTTGCAAGAAGCGTTGATCCGATCATTAGCCAGGAATTATCGATTACTCGAATTGCAATTACAAAGGAAGAGGATGCAGCAAACAAACGAACGGAAATGGGTCGTAAGAATATTGTGCCATATGCGCTGTATCGTGCAGAAGGGTATATTTCAGCTAATTTAGCACGTAAAACGACGAAATTTTCAGAGGAAGATCTTGAACTGCTTTGGGAAGCGATTATCAACATGTTTGAACATGATCATTCTGCAGCAAGAGGGAAAATGGTCGTTCGCGAGCTGATTATCTTCACTCACAGTAAGGAACTTGGAGATTGTCCTTCATATCAACTTTTTGATGCAGTTGATGTTAGGAAGAAAGAAGATGTTGAATATCCAAGGAAATATACGGATTACTCGATTGAGATTCACGAGGACCAGATTCCGAGTACAATTAAGGTGACAAGAAAGATTTAA
- a CDS encoding RloB family protein, with protein sequence MRKENRTYYFSVEGETEKWYFDWLQETINKDPHTRYTVKLNSKKIDPIAFVKRMTILERTTTTHIFDRESEEARHVQHFKYILDQMQKAQNSGKILNIY encoded by the coding sequence ATGCGTAAAGAAAATCGGACCTACTATTTTTCAGTTGAGGGAGAAACGGAAAAATGGTATTTTGATTGGCTTCAAGAGACAATCAACAAGGATCCGCATACAAGATATACAGTTAAACTCAATAGCAAAAAAATAGATCCGATAGCGTTTGTCAAACGGATGACAATTCTTGAAAGGACAACAACTACACATATTTTTGATCGAGAAAGCGAAGAAGCCAGACATGTACAGCATTTTAAGTACATATTAGATCAAATGCAAAAAGCACAGAATTCAGGAAAAATATTAAATATCTATTAG
- the cas8c gene encoding type I-C CRISPR-associated protein Cas8c/Csd1, whose product MILQALINHYEVLKKQKRITSPGWSAEKVSFALELSQEGELKRVIPLKQFVLRGKKADWVPQLLIVPQHNPRASQVRANFLCDNSRYILGIGLKEKSDRTKECFQKSREEHHKILDGIDSSAARAVLKYFDTWQLEGVEEHPALKENLKEIASGANFIFEVDGCYVHEDEKIQHAWEESYTQKGNDEQGICMVTGQRTDIARIHNLIKGVRGAQPSGAALVSFNAQAFESYGKEQSFNAPIGNYAMYAYTTTLNYLLADNEHKTLLGDTTIVYWAENGEKKYQDTFSFITEPTISNQKLVNGVFKNLEVGKIVDVDDVLKNLDMNQKFYILGIAPNAARIAVRFFYQDSFGNILHHIKAHYDRMAIVKPASDSFEYLGLWRMFQEIVNKKIQDKKSLSSLPGTTYKAILSDGRYPTALFMRVLERIKADQDDSEKGIYKISRGRAAMIKAYLLKNTQIDKEEIQVALNVNSTNVAYMLGREFAILEAIQQAANPDIKATIKDRYFNSACATPASIFPILFKLKNSHIRKLKEPEKIFYEKMLEELQGKLVVTDDQKTACPKQLSLEEQGMFILGYYHQTQKHYEKKNKEEQKNV is encoded by the coding sequence GTGATTTTACAGGCCTTGATTAATCATTATGAAGTACTGAAAAAGCAAAAACGAATTACGAGTCCTGGATGGTCTGCAGAAAAAGTCTCTTTTGCACTTGAACTATCTCAGGAAGGTGAATTGAAACGTGTTATTCCGTTAAAGCAATTTGTATTAAGAGGGAAAAAAGCAGATTGGGTACCCCAACTATTAATAGTTCCACAGCACAATCCACGTGCTTCTCAAGTTCGTGCAAATTTTCTCTGTGACAATTCACGATATATTCTCGGAATTGGTCTTAAGGAAAAATCTGACAGAACAAAAGAATGCTTTCAAAAATCTAGAGAAGAACATCATAAGATTTTGGATGGTATTGACTCTTCTGCGGCTAGAGCAGTATTGAAGTATTTTGATACCTGGCAGTTGGAAGGGGTTGAGGAACATCCAGCTTTAAAAGAAAACCTGAAAGAAATAGCATCAGGAGCTAATTTTATTTTTGAAGTCGATGGCTGTTATGTTCATGAAGATGAGAAAATTCAACATGCATGGGAAGAATCATATACGCAAAAAGGGAATGATGAACAGGGAATCTGTATGGTAACAGGACAACGAACGGATATCGCAAGAATTCACAATTTGATTAAAGGAGTTCGTGGTGCACAACCCAGTGGTGCGGCATTGGTCTCCTTTAATGCACAAGCTTTTGAATCTTATGGAAAAGAACAAAGTTTTAATGCACCAATTGGCAATTATGCGATGTATGCATATACAACAACTTTGAATTATCTCCTTGCTGATAATGAACATAAAACATTACTGGGAGATACAACCATCGTTTATTGGGCTGAAAATGGTGAGAAAAAATATCAGGATACCTTTTCTTTCATTACTGAACCTACAATTTCAAATCAAAAACTAGTAAATGGTGTATTCAAGAATTTAGAAGTAGGAAAAATTGTGGATGTTGATGACGTTTTAAAAAATCTGGATATGAATCAAAAGTTCTATATTTTAGGAATAGCTCCCAATGCCGCAAGAATTGCGGTACGGTTCTTTTATCAAGACAGCTTTGGAAATATTCTGCATCACATCAAAGCTCATTATGATCGCATGGCAATTGTCAAACCGGCTTCAGATTCATTTGAATATCTTGGCCTTTGGCGAATGTTTCAAGAAATAGTAAATAAGAAAATACAGGATAAAAAGTCTTTGTCCAGTCTTCCAGGAACAACATATAAGGCTATTTTATCTGACGGGCGTTATCCAACAGCTTTGTTTATGCGGGTATTAGAACGAATTAAGGCTGATCAAGATGATAGTGAGAAGGGAATTTATAAGATCAGCCGTGGCCGAGCAGCAATGATTAAAGCATATTTATTAAAGAATACACAGATTGATAAGGAGGAGATACAAGTGGCTTTAAACGTAAATAGCACTAATGTAGCCTATATGCTGGGAAGGGAATTTGCCATATTGGAAGCAATCCAACAAGCAGCTAATCCTGACATCAAAGCGACAATCAAAGATCGATATTTCAATTCTGCCTGTGCAACACCAGCATCGATCTTCCCCATTCTATTTAAATTAAAGAATAGCCATATCCGAAAATTAAAAGAACCAGAAAAAATTTTCTATGAAAAAATGTTGGAAGAACTGCAGGGTAAACTTGTGGTAACAGATGATCAAAAAACGGCTTGTCCTAAACAACTTTCCTTAGAAGAACAAGGTATGTTTATTTTGGGGTATTATCATCAGACGCAGAAACACTATGAAAAGAAAAATAAGGAGGAACAAAAAAATGTCTGA